In one Pseudothermotoga sp. genomic region, the following are encoded:
- a CDS encoding 6-phospho-beta-glucosidase (catalyzes hydrolysis of cellobiose 6'-phosphate into glucose 6-phosphate and glucose) encodes MKIAVIGAGSSYTPELISGLMCVAKELDLDQVWFHDVDERRLHIMHSFCERLIKGCFALFKTSDFVQAVRRADYVIFQFRPGGLKSRKLDEEIPLKYGLIGQETTGVGGFAAALRAFGVIENYVDLIDKNSEALIINFTNPSGHITEFVLNYLGFERFIGLCNVPINVLKHISKLFSCNVEDIFVKYYGLNHLSFIEKVWFKNKDVTNELFNKVSQQSEPELPAWLISSLGLFVNPYLRYYLSTQTVLNKLMKEGTRAQKVLEIEERLFQHYEKFDSIPEELSLRGGSLYSTAAAMLIRDLALSNNSVHIVNTKNDGSIQNLPSDYVLEIPCLTKSKRVLPVSLGEADQFAVGLIHTIKMYERLTIEAYLKKSKSIAMKALLLHPLGPRSHNVRELLEEILEANREYVRLS; translated from the coding sequence ATGAAGATCGCGGTGATCGGTGCTGGTAGTAGTTACACACCGGAACTCATCTCGGGTTTGATGTGTGTGGCGAAAGAGTTGGATTTGGATCAAGTTTGGTTTCACGACGTGGACGAAAGAAGGTTGCACATCATGCACAGCTTTTGCGAAAGGCTCATCAAAGGTTGTTTTGCCCTCTTCAAAACCTCAGATTTTGTCCAAGCTGTGAGAAGAGCAGATTATGTGATTTTTCAGTTCAGACCAGGTGGTTTGAAGTCGCGAAAGCTCGATGAAGAAATTCCACTCAAATACGGCCTCATCGGTCAAGAGACTACGGGTGTTGGAGGGTTCGCCGCTGCTCTCAGAGCTTTCGGTGTGATTGAGAATTATGTGGATCTCATCGATAAAAACAGTGAAGCGTTGATAATCAACTTCACCAATCCTTCTGGTCACATCACCGAGTTCGTACTGAACTATCTTGGATTCGAAAGGTTCATAGGCCTATGCAACGTTCCTATCAACGTTTTGAAGCATATTTCCAAACTTTTTTCGTGCAACGTGGAAGATATTTTCGTCAAATATTATGGGCTGAACCATCTGAGTTTCATCGAAAAAGTGTGGTTCAAAAACAAAGACGTCACCAACGAGTTGTTCAACAAGGTTTCACAGCAGAGCGAGCCAGAGTTACCTGCTTGGTTGATCTCTTCACTGGGTCTTTTTGTGAATCCCTATCTGCGTTACTATCTCTCCACACAGACTGTGCTGAACAAGTTGATGAAAGAAGGGACACGGGCCCAAAAGGTTCTAGAGATCGAGGAGAGACTCTTCCAACATTACGAGAAGTTTGACAGCATACCTGAAGAGCTTTCACTCAGGGGAGGTAGCCTTTACTCGACGGCCGCCGCGATGCTCATAAGAGATCTAGCGTTGTCCAACAATTCTGTGCACATCGTCAACACCAAAAACGATGGGTCGATCCAAAATCTTCCGAGCGATTATGTGTTGGAAATACCATGTTTAACGAAGTCTAAAAGGGTGCTACCCGTAAGCTTGGGTGAAGCGGATCAATTCGCCGTGGGGTTGATCCACACGATCAAGATGTACGAAAGACTCACCATAGAGGCTTATCTGAAGAAATCTAAGTCCATCGCGATGAAAGCTTTACTTTTGCATCCACTCGGTCCAAGGTCTCACAACGTCAGAGAGCTCCTTGAGGAAATCCTTGAAGCGAACAGAGAATACGTTCGATTGTCATGA